The Cupriavidus necator DNA window GGTTGACCGAGTGCTGGAATGCGGTCCGCACCGTCAGGTTGCGCATGCCCGATTCACGCTCGAAATTGCTGAAGCTCTGCAGGCCGCCGCCGGTGTAGAAGGCTTCGCCGGCGCCGCCGGAGTACTTGCGCTCCATGGCGGCATCGAGCATGGCCATCAGCTCGCGCTCCGCGGGCTTGCGCGCCTTAAGCAAGTAATCGACCGCCCAGTGGCTGAGCGCGTCCTGGCGTGCCAGCGGCACCGCGGCCAGCTGTGCGCTGGTCATGCCGGCATAGCGCGCGTGCAGCTCGCTGATGATCTCCAGGTAGGTCACCAGCGTGCGCAGCTTGGCCGTGGAACCCAGGTTCAGGCGCGCGCCGCTGTTGATATCAAAGGGCTGGTCGATATTGTCGGCCTGGATCCGCACCACGCTGGCATTGCCCACGCGCTCATACAGCGTGAAGCTCGTCATCAGTTTCGACGGGTCGTCGTGGTCGCGCAGCAGGTTGTGGCCGTACAGGCCCATGGCGCGCGCATCGGCCTTGTTGTTCACGCGCTGCAGCGTTTCGGTGACGATGCGCTGCGCCTCGCGGTTGACGGTGCTGTCCACGGTCAGGTCGAGCCGGTCCATGTCGTAGCGGCTCTCCACCCCGGTGAGCCGGGTGATATCGGCACGCACCCGGTTGACGGCCTTGCGCGTGACAAAGGGCTCCTGCGGCGGGCTCTGGGGTGGCGCGGCCTTGTCCAGCGGCTGCGCCAGCGCTACGTCGCGCAGCTCGGCGGTGATGACGTTGTTGGCCGCCAGCAGGCGCAGGTAGCTGCCGGTCAGCGCATCCAGGTTGGTGTCATCGCGGCGCAGGTGGTAGGACGGGCGGCGCTGCGAGATGATCAGCGACAGTGCGCGCTTGAAGGCCTGCGCCTGGCGCGGCTCGGGCGCGTGCTGGTCCAGTTCCTTGAGCAGCCGGTTGACCTCGCCGAAGTCCTCGCCATACCAGACCCAGAGCCCATCGCCGATGCCGTTGATCTCGCCGAAGCCGGCGCGCGCCGACAGCGGCACCGTGTTCAGGTAGTCGACCACGATGCGCTCGCGCGCGCGCTGGGTGTCGGGGCCGTCCAGGTAGGCACGCAGCGACGCCGACGCCATCTGGCGGAATTTCTCCGGGATCGATGCGGTGCGCCCTTCGGGCGAGTGCCGGTATTTCTCGATCTGCGTGGCCAGCGTGCTGCCGCCGGGCGCGTCATGCGACTTGTCGGCAAGCCGGATCACCTGGTCGAGCACCGCGCGCGACAGCCGGCGCCAGTCCAGCGCCGGGTTCATATTGGGGTATTCCGGGTTGAGCAGGCCCTGGTTCTCGACATAGAGCAAGGCGCTCACCAGCAGCGGCGGCACCGTGCCGAAGTCCGGGTACTGGCGCTGCGGATAACGCTCGAACGCCAGCGTCAGCCCGTTGCAGTCGCGCAGCAGCAGGCCCGCCTGGTTCTTCTCGCGGTAGGGCGTGAACAGGCCTTCGTCGATCAGCCGCACCATCTCGGGCGACATGCGCGCCTGTTCGGCGGGAACGTAGCCGCGCTGCTCCAGCCGCTGCGCGAACAGCGGCACCTGGCCGTAGCCCATGCGGGCGTCATAGGGCCCGGAATGCGGGAAACGGATGCTGTCGCTGGCGCCCGGCAGGATCTCGAATGTCAGCCGCTGCCCCAGGCTGCCGATCAGCCGCGCCTGCAAGTGCGAGTTGTGCACTTCGCTTGCGACAAAGCTGTACACAACATAGGCGCCCCCACCAAGGGCGACCGCCAAGCCAGCGAAGATCCAGCCACGACGCGACACGTTTGGGCTTCCCTGTTGGGCCGATGCAGCGCGCAGGGGCTGTCATGCACCGGCTCGAAGCGCAATGTTCTCGCGGCGCGCGCACGCCGCGCGCCGCCTGTCTTGATATTAGTAGGAGTAAAGGCAGCCTGCAGCAAGCGCACGCGCGGGCATTGTGCCGTTGCATACAGGCATCACTCCAGGCAGCGCCTGAGCCACATTGCGCCCCTGTCCGAAACGGTCATCAGGCTGCCTGCGCGCGTGCCACGGGCCGCCCCCCGAACGGATAGCCCGGGTCGTTGTAGCCGTGCGTCGAGGCATGGCCCGGCGACACCAGCGCATCGACCATCGATTCTTCCTCGGGCGTGATGACGGCAGCGGGCGCGCCCAGGTAGTCCTCGAATTGCGCGAGCGTGCGCGGACCGGCAATGACCGACGAGATAATCGGGTTGGCCAGCACCCACGCCGTGGCGAACTGGCCCGGGGTCAGCCCGCGCCCTTCGGCATGGGCCTTGAGCTGCTGTGCAATCAGCAGCGACTCTTCACGGAACTCGGTTTCCATCATGCGGCGGTCTGCGCGGCCGGCGCGCGTACCCTCGCCCGGTGCCTGCCCGGGCGCGTACTTGCCGGTCAGCACGCCGCGCGCCACCGGGCTGTAGGGCACCACGCCCAGCCCGTAGTGCTCGCATGCCGGCAGGATCTCCACCTCCGGCATCCGGTTCAGCAGGTTGTAATAGGGCTGGCATGCCACCGGGCGCGGCACGCCCAGCTCGCCGCACAGCCGTGCGATCTCCGCGATGCGCCAGCCGCGGAAGTTCGACACCGCCCAGTAGCGGATCTTGCCGCTGCGCACCAGGTCGCCCATTGCCCGCACCGCCTCTTCCAGGTTCGCGCCGGGATAATCGCGGTGCAGATAGAGAATGTCGATGTAGTCCGTCGCCAGCCGGTGCAGGCTGTCCTCCACCGCGCGCAGGATCCAGGTCCGCGAATAGTGCCCGTGATTGGGCGCCGCCTGCATCGCGTTGCCCAGCTTGGTGGCAAGTACCCAGTCGTGGCGGCTGGCGGTCAGCAGGCGCCCGACCATCTGCTCCGACGCGCCCTTGGTATACACGTCGGCGGTGTCGATGAAGTTCACGCCGTGGTCGCGCGCGCTGGCGACGATGCGGGCGGCTTCGGCCGCATCGGTCTGGTCGGCGAACATCATGGTGCCCAGGCAAAGTGCCGAAACGCGCAGGTTGCTGGCGCCGAGGCGGCGGTAGGGCATGGTGGTGGCGGGCATGGTGGCTCCTTGGGTGGGGTGGGATGGCGTCGGGTTGGTGAAAGCACAGGGCACAGGCGGAAACGGCAGACTGTGACCACGGTTCCACATTTTGCCGCGAGTCGGCGTGGCTTGCTGGCCCCCTGCCGGTTTCCGTGCGGCCCATCGGGGATCCAGCCCGGGAGAATTGGTTTCAATATGTTGCAGGCCGGCCAACGGGAGCCAATTTGCAGTCATATTCTCGCGTTTGCCGCGGAGGATGACGCTTTGCGCTACCCTCGCGGCGTTCATGCAAGAGAAGAAAAGAGTCGAACCTTATGAAAACGGAAACCACGGATGTCGTCATCATCGGCGCAGGGCCCGCGGGCTCGGTCGCGGCCGGCTTGCTGCGCAAGCATGGGATTCCGGTGCTGGTGATCGAGAAGGAGACGTTCCCGCGCTTTTCCATCGGCGAAAGCCTGCTGCCGCAGAGCATGGCCTACATCGAAGAGGCAGGCATGCTGCGCGCGGTGGTGGAAGCGGGCTTCCAGTACAAGAACGGCGCCGCCTTCGCGCGCGGCGACCAGCAGACCGCCTTTGACTTTCGCGAGAAGTTCTCGCCCGGCTGGGGCACCACCTACCAGGTGCAGCGCGCGCGCTTTGACGACGTGCTGATCCGCGAGGCGGCGCGCCAGGGCGCCGAGGTGCGCTTCTCGCACCTGGTCGAGGACGTCGACGTCAGCGGCGCGCAGCCGGAGGTGACCGTGCGTGCGCCGGACGGCAGCCGGTACAGCGTGCGCGCGAAGTTCCTGCTCGATGCCTCCGGCTTTGGCCGCATCCTGCCGCGCCTGCTGCAGCTGGAATCGCCGTCGGGCTTCCCGGTGCGCAGCGCGCTCTTCACCCACGTGGAAGACCGCATCGCGCCGGGCGCCTTCGATCGCAACAAGATCCTGATCAGCGTGCATCCGCAACACCCTGACGTCTGGTACTGGACCATCCCGTTCTCGGACGGCCGCTGCTCGCAGGGCGTGGTTGCCGAGAAGGCATTCCTGGACCGCTACACGGGCACCGAGACCGAACGGCTGCGGGCGCTGGTGGCCGAGGAACCCGGCCTGGCAAAGCTGCTTGGCAACGCGCAGTGGGACACCCCCGCGCGCCAGATCGCCGGCTATTCGGCCAATGTGAAGTCCCTGTGGGGCAACGGCTATGCGCTGCTCGGCAATGCCGGGGAGTTCCTGGACCCGGTGTTCTCGTCCGGCGTGACCATCGCCTTCAAGTCGGCCAGCCTGGCGGCGCAATGCCTGGTGCGCCAGCT harbors:
- a CDS encoding aldo/keto reductase yields the protein MPATTMPYRRLGASNLRVSALCLGTMMFADQTDAAEAARIVASARDHGVNFIDTADVYTKGASEQMVGRLLTASRHDWVLATKLGNAMQAAPNHGHYSRTWILRAVEDSLHRLATDYIDILYLHRDYPGANLEEAVRAMGDLVRSGKIRYWAVSNFRGWRIAEIARLCGELGVPRPVACQPYYNLLNRMPEVEILPACEHYGLGVVPYSPVARGVLTGKYAPGQAPGEGTRAGRADRRMMETEFREESLLIAQQLKAHAEGRGLTPGQFATAWVLANPIISSVIAGPRTLAQFEDYLGAPAAVITPEEESMVDALVSPGHASTHGYNDPGYPFGGRPVARAQAA
- a CDS encoding NAD(P)/FAD-dependent oxidoreductase, which translates into the protein MKTETTDVVIIGAGPAGSVAAGLLRKHGIPVLVIEKETFPRFSIGESLLPQSMAYIEEAGMLRAVVEAGFQYKNGAAFARGDQQTAFDFREKFSPGWGTTYQVQRARFDDVLIREAARQGAEVRFSHLVEDVDVSGAQPEVTVRAPDGSRYSVRAKFLLDASGFGRILPRLLQLESPSGFPVRSALFTHVEDRIAPGAFDRNKILISVHPQHPDVWYWTIPFSDGRCSQGVVAEKAFLDRYTGTETERLRALVAEEPGLAKLLGNAQWDTPARQIAGYSANVKSLWGNGYALLGNAGEFLDPVFSSGVTIAFKSASLAAQCLVRQLAGDTVDWEQDFAQPLKAGVDCFRVFVEAWYEGRFQQLIFHPNANSEIRDMISSILAGYAWDRSNPFVAEPRRRLAVLEEFCRV
- a CDS encoding transglycosylase domain-containing protein, which gives rise to MSRRGWIFAGLAVALGGGAYVVYSFVASEVHNSHLQARLIGSLGQRLTFEILPGASDSIRFPHSGPYDARMGYGQVPLFAQRLEQRGYVPAEQARMSPEMVRLIDEGLFTPYREKNQAGLLLRDCNGLTLAFERYPQRQYPDFGTVPPLLVSALLYVENQGLLNPEYPNMNPALDWRRLSRAVLDQVIRLADKSHDAPGGSTLATQIEKYRHSPEGRTASIPEKFRQMASASLRAYLDGPDTQRARERIVVDYLNTVPLSARAGFGEINGIGDGLWVWYGEDFGEVNRLLKELDQHAPEPRQAQAFKRALSLIISQRRPSYHLRRDDTNLDALTGSYLRLLAANNVITAELRDVALAQPLDKAAPPQSPPQEPFVTRKAVNRVRADITRLTGVESRYDMDRLDLTVDSTVNREAQRIVTETLQRVNNKADARAMGLYGHNLLRDHDDPSKLMTSFTLYERVGNASVVRIQADNIDQPFDINSGARLNLGSTAKLRTLVTYLEIISELHARYAGMTSAQLAAVPLARQDALSHWAVDYLLKARKPAERELMAMLDAAMERKYSGGAGEAFYTGGGLQSFSNFERESGMRNLTVRTAFQHSVNLVFIRMMRDIVRYETFHASPDIGELFDDRDAPGRRAYLERFADQEGSAYMTNFYQRYRGKSSELRLATLLGRVRMTTPHLNAVRMSVTLLSARPHLDEDSYIRIMRARLGDKQLAGEDLSALYRKYGKDKFNLNDRGYLSRVHPLELWMVEYLDQHPDATLAEILKASTAERQEVYKWLFRTRSKAGQDNRIRTLLEQDAFTRIARRWQRLGYPFDSLTPSYGSAIGAAGDRPAALAELAGILLAGGVVTQNTAVRSLAFADGTPYATRYVLQPGPGKRVLPAEVAELARRSMLDVVERGTARSIRGAFTVPGRDGATLAVAGKTGTGDQRYQVYGPGGRLISSRSVNRSATFVFTLGERFFGTVVVNVREPYAARYSFTSALAVRVLRAVAPQVSAMAPGGDRPLLRCHDAAPGLRTPRVPAMATPADAVPGATLAQGLQSLQGPARSGTPNTAAVPQAPAAPEVPALADAQDAAGVRRASQPLRRTMP